The Longimicrobium sp. DNA window GCGCGATGCCCGCTTCCGCCAGCGCGCGTGCCAGCGCGGTCGAGGCGGCCTGGGGGAGGTGGCTGGCCCACGCGAGGCGGCGGTCGTGATCGGCCGCGTCCATCACCTCCGGCACGGCGCCGACCACGGTCCACAGCTCGCGCGCGAGTTCCAGCGCATCGGACTCGGTGGATCGGGTCGGCGACAGGTACACGGGGGCGCCCTCGAACAGGCCGGTGCGCGAAGCATCCCATCCGCTGCGGTGGTCGCCGGCCAGCGGGTGCGATCCCACGAAACGATCGCCGATCCCCATCTGCTCGGCGGTGTCCACAATCGACCGCTTGGTGCTTCCCACGTCGGTGACCAGCCGCACGCCCTCCATCCTGCCCGCCAGTTCCCGCAGCAGCTGGCGCGCGGCGACGACGGGAACCGCGAGCACGACCACGTCCAACGGCTCGTTCCACGTCAGCGGCTGGGCGATCCCCTGCGCCGCCGCCGCCCGCACCGCCGCCTCGTCACGGTCACCGGCGAACACGTGGACGCCCTTCGCCGCCAGGTCGCGGGCCAGCGAGCCGCCGATCAGGCCCAGGCCGAGGATGGCGGCGGACTCGATCATTCCTGCTCCAGCTGCACTCGGCGGCTGAGGCCCACCAGGTGCCAGAAGATGTAGCGCACGTCGTCTTCCGCCAGGCCGGCCTCGCGCGCCAGCGCGCCCGCGCGACGCACGATGGCGGCTTCGCGGGGCGGATCCAGCGTGGGCATCCCCAGCTCACGCTTCAGCGGGCCCACCTGCCGCGCCAGCTCCACCCGCTGCGCGATCAGCCCCACGATGGCGCGGTCCACCTCCACGATCTCGTCGCGAAGCCGGTCCAGCTCGGCCCTGGGCGACCAGTCGGCTTCCGTGGACGCGCTCATGCCGCCTCCACCCGCAGGCCGGTGCGCGGACCGGCCACGGTGCGGCCCGCGGCCTCGGCGAAGGGGCGAATCTGCCGCATCAGCTTCTCGAAGTTCTGCAGCGTCAGCGACTGGTCGCCGTCGGACAGGGCCGTCTCGGGCGACGGGTGCACCTCCACGACCAGCCCGTCTGCCCCCGCGGCGATGGCGGCAAAGGAGAGCGGCGCCACCAGGTCGGCGCGGCCGCCGGCGTGGCTGGGGTCCACCATCACCGGCAGGTGCGTCTCGGCCTTGAGCACGGGAATGGCCGCGATGTCGAGCGTGTTGCGCGTGGCCGTTTCGTAGGTGCGGATGCCGCGCTCGCACAGGATGACGTCGCGGTTGCCCTGCGCCATCACGTACTCGGCCGCCATCAGGAACTCCTTGATCGTGGCGCTCATCCCGCGCTTGAGCAGCACCGGGCGCTGCACCCGGCCCACCTCGGAAAGCAGCGAGAAGTTCTGCATGTTGCGCGCGCCGATCTGCAGCACGTCCGCGTATTCCGCCACCAGCTCCACCTGCCGCGTGTCCATCACCTCGGTGACGATGGGCAGCCCCGTCTCGGCGCGCACCTCGGCCAGCATCTTCAGCCCCGCCTCGCCCAGCCCCTGGAAGGCGTACGGCGACGAGCGCGGCTTGAAGGCACCGCCGCGCAGCATCCCCGCTCCCGAAGCCGCCACGGACCGCGCCGTTTCGCGCAGCATGTCGCGCCCTTCCACCGAGCACGGGCCCGCGATGATGGCCAGCGCGCGCCCGCCCACCTCGGCCGCGTCGCCCACGCGCACGATGGAGGGCCCGGCGGAGAACTCGTGCGAGGCCAGCTTGTACGGCTTGAGCACGGGGTGCACCGATTCCACGCCGGCGATGCTGAGGAGCGCAGCCTCGTGAAGCAGCGACTCGTCGCCGATGCAGCCGATGATGGTGCGGTGCTCGCCGCGCGAAAGGTGCGTGCGCATGCCGAGGGTTTCGACGCGCTCGCGGATGTGGTCCAGCTCGGCGTCGGAAACGTTCGGACGGGTGACGATGATCATCGGTCGTTCTCCTGCGTTGTGTGGCGGATGCGGGCAAACAAAAAGGCTCCCCGAGAGCTGGGAGCCTTTGGATGCCTGTTGGCGAGCTGATCCTACGCGCGCGCGGCCGGCCCCGGACTCCCGTCGGGAAACCCGTAATAGCCGTAGCCGCGGTACCAGGTGCGCGCGCAGATGCTCATAGGATCAAGGGTAATATGACGACCGCTGGAGCACAAGCGCCCAGCCACAATCATTTATCGCCACAATACAAACAGGCGGACAAATCCCCGCCGGGCCCCTCCAGAACGTGCGAGATCACCCGGGCGACCCATAATCCCATTCACGACAAATCTACCACGGTACAACTTGCCGATCGCTCTTGGAATTCTGACGAGCA harbors:
- a CDS encoding prephenate dehydrogenase, translating into MIESAAILGLGLIGGSLARDLAAKGVHVFAGDRDEAAVRAAAAQGIAQPLTWNEPLDVVVLAVPVVAARQLLRELAGRMEGVRLVTDVGSTKRSIVDTAEQMGIGDRFVGSHPLAGDHRSGWDASRTGLFEGAPVYLSPTRSTESDALELARELWTVVGAVPEVMDAADHDRRLAWASHLPQAASTALARALAEAGIARSDLGPGGRDVTRLAGSSPEMWADILVDNADEVSTALASMAAHLSATRDAVASSDRDRLRALWAAANQWHQESP
- a CDS encoding chorismate mutase — its product is MSASTEADWSPRAELDRLRDEIVEVDRAIVGLIAQRVELARQVGPLKRELGMPTLDPPREAAIVRRAGALAREAGLAEDDVRYIFWHLVGLSRRVQLEQE
- the aroF gene encoding 3-deoxy-7-phosphoheptulonate synthase produces the protein MIIVTRPNVSDAELDHIRERVETLGMRTHLSRGEHRTIIGCIGDESLLHEAALLSIAGVESVHPVLKPYKLASHEFSAGPSIVRVGDAAEVGGRALAIIAGPCSVEGRDMLRETARSVAASGAGMLRGGAFKPRSSPYAFQGLGEAGLKMLAEVRAETGLPIVTEVMDTRQVELVAEYADVLQIGARNMQNFSLLSEVGRVQRPVLLKRGMSATIKEFLMAAEYVMAQGNRDVILCERGIRTYETATRNTLDIAAIPVLKAETHLPVMVDPSHAGGRADLVAPLSFAAIAAGADGLVVEVHPSPETALSDGDQSLTLQNFEKLMRQIRPFAEAAGRTVAGPRTGLRVEAA